The Sorangiineae bacterium MSr11367 genome window below encodes:
- a CDS encoding response regulator, with amino-acid sequence MSTKVLVFESDATFANELRTELGKLGCSTLVVDDGNAGLQQAATTKPDLILLSIELPRMNGFSVCNKLKKDMNLKDIPLIIMSSESSDETFEQHRKLRTRAEDYVHKPISFGELAARIQPFVPLLSFASSSSSGPAASGQYASIAPGSAASNQPIVIDDDVEEELLAEEEAGDDLPLETRVQSRETFSADVEALTDAAFHRITGGDSNGASTYAQPVEEPRAEERYPSARPPQSVRTAALADERLTARIAELERELATAKDEGTQLRDELLRVQSSEGETQRLQREVDDLKGRLASKGGGVSSREFLDLRENLNKKDKEILSLKESLSRKDREAIDVREKSLALERAKGELDDALLQLERELADARDRIEQLSADKDQAKKASEDHRARMQRAQTESEARAQEAQDLRTKLAEQIARAEGEIHTLRSEHATYVNTLTQEHEDAANAALQTAHDEHEGALGALRNQHATELAEADAKRQRDLDGAEAQRIADLAHLRREMQTELDEQAEQAIRERARAVSEHEAELREQYATHLQGVQGTHADEIAGVRSEHAAQLVAAEARRTTELAEAEARRESELDSQQRVFAQRLRAHQQEMEEAKLAALAALTLEKDTHISNLEGDRDQRIASLESDRDQRIATLERDRDMRISDLERDRDGRISELERDRDDRIGVLERDRDERIGTLERDRDDRIANLERDRDERIGALIKDRDDRIAAVERDRDDRIGTLEKDRDERIATLEGDRDQRIAALEHDRDRKLEELTEHYEGRIREADQAHSARVSELETDRDTRLGALETRYTQELQDERTQSADAREQAAREIAALTTDLQNTREQLSAMTAAKRENDATNSARIAELDRDLAGLRSVREGLENEVASLQAKKTELETERSNLQSNLANTQERLTGETARADRATEKWSADRVSLERAKDALAVALAQIDDVEARSI; translated from the coding sequence ATGAGCACCAAAGTCCTCGTGTTCGAAAGCGACGCGACCTTCGCGAACGAGCTTCGGACCGAGCTGGGAAAACTCGGCTGTTCGACCCTCGTTGTGGATGACGGGAATGCAGGTTTGCAGCAAGCGGCGACCACCAAGCCCGACCTGATCCTTCTTTCGATCGAACTCCCTAGGATGAATGGGTTTTCGGTCTGCAACAAGCTGAAGAAGGACATGAACCTCAAGGACATCCCGCTCATCATCATGTCGAGCGAGTCCAGCGACGAGACGTTCGAACAACACCGCAAGCTTCGAACCCGCGCCGAGGACTACGTCCACAAGCCGATCAGCTTTGGGGAGCTCGCGGCCCGCATCCAGCCGTTCGTCCCGCTTCTCTCGTTCGCCTCGTCCTCGTCTTCGGGGCCGGCGGCGTCGGGCCAGTATGCATCGATCGCACCCGGGTCCGCTGCGTCGAATCAGCCCATCGTCATCGACGACGACGTGGAAGAGGAGCTGCTCGCCGAGGAGGAAGCCGGTGACGACCTTCCCCTGGAAACGCGCGTGCAGAGCCGAGAGACCTTCTCGGCGGACGTGGAGGCACTGACCGATGCGGCCTTCCACCGCATCACCGGGGGCGACTCGAACGGAGCCTCGACGTACGCGCAGCCCGTGGAAGAGCCGCGCGCGGAAGAGCGCTACCCCAGCGCGCGTCCCCCTCAAAGTGTACGGACTGCCGCGCTGGCCGACGAAAGGCTGACGGCGCGGATCGCCGAGCTGGAACGCGAGCTGGCCACCGCCAAGGACGAGGGGACGCAGCTTCGCGACGAGCTGTTGCGCGTGCAATCGTCGGAAGGTGAAACGCAGCGCCTGCAACGCGAGGTGGACGACCTCAAGGGGCGGCTCGCCAGCAAGGGCGGCGGTGTTTCCAGCCGCGAGTTCTTGGATCTGCGCGAGAACCTCAACAAGAAGGACAAGGAGATCCTCAGCCTCAAGGAATCCTTGTCGCGCAAAGATCGCGAAGCCATCGACGTGCGCGAGAAGTCGCTCGCCCTCGAGCGGGCCAAGGGGGAGCTCGACGACGCGCTCTTGCAGCTCGAACGCGAGCTCGCCGATGCGCGCGACCGCATCGAGCAGCTCTCGGCCGACAAGGACCAGGCCAAGAAGGCGAGCGAGGACCACCGTGCACGCATGCAGCGCGCACAGACCGAGAGCGAGGCGCGCGCGCAAGAGGCGCAGGACCTGCGCACCAAGCTGGCCGAGCAGATTGCGCGGGCCGAGGGAGAGATCCACACGCTGCGGTCCGAGCATGCCACCTACGTGAACACGCTCACGCAGGAGCACGAGGACGCGGCGAATGCGGCCTTGCAGACGGCGCACGACGAGCACGAGGGGGCGCTCGGGGCGCTGCGCAACCAGCACGCGACGGAGCTGGCGGAAGCCGACGCCAAACGGCAACGCGATCTCGACGGTGCCGAAGCGCAGCGCATCGCCGATCTGGCGCACCTGCGGCGCGAGATGCAGACGGAGCTCGACGAGCAAGCCGAGCAAGCGATCCGCGAGCGGGCCCGTGCCGTGTCCGAGCACGAGGCGGAACTGCGCGAGCAGTACGCGACGCACCTTCAAGGGGTGCAAGGGACGCACGCCGACGAGATCGCGGGCGTCCGCAGCGAGCACGCCGCGCAATTGGTTGCGGCCGAGGCACGCCGCACGACGGAGCTGGCCGAGGCGGAAGCGCGCCGTGAGAGCGAACTCGATTCGCAGCAGCGCGTCTTCGCGCAGCGCCTCCGTGCGCACCAGCAGGAGATGGAAGAGGCGAAGCTCGCCGCCCTGGCCGCGCTGACGCTCGAGAAGGATACGCACATCTCGAACCTCGAGGGCGATCGCGATCAGCGCATCGCGAGCCTGGAAAGCGATCGCGATCAGCGCATCGCCACCTTGGAACGCGATCGCGACATGCGCATCTCCGATCTGGAACGCGATCGCGACGGGCGCATCTCCGAGCTGGAACGCGATCGCGATGACCGCATCGGGGTACTGGAACGCGATCGCGACGAACGCATCGGGACACTGGAGCGTGATCGCGACGACCGCATCGCCAACCTGGAACGCGATCGCGACGAACGCATCGGGGCCCTGATCAAGGATCGCGACGACCGCATCGCCGCGGTGGAACGCGATCGCGACGACCGCATCGGAACGCTGGAGAAAGATCGCGACGAGCGCATTGCGACCCTCGAAGGCGACCGCGATCAGCGCATCGCCGCCTTGGAGCACGATCGCGATCGCAAGCTCGAGGAGCTCACGGAGCACTACGAGGGGCGCATCCGCGAGGCGGACCAAGCCCACTCGGCCCGCGTGAGCGAGCTGGAGACGGATCGCGACACGCGGCTCGGGGCGCTCGAAACACGCTACACGCAGGAGCTCCAGGACGAACGGACCCAGAGCGCCGACGCCCGCGAGCAGGCGGCGCGCGAAATCGCAGCGCTCACCACGGACTTGCAGAATACACGCGAGCAGCTGTCCGCCATGACGGCGGCCAAGCGCGAGAACGACGCGACGAACTCCGCGCGCATCGCGGAGCTGGACCGTGACCTCGCCGGCCTGCGCAGCGTCCGCGAGGGCCTCGAGAACGAAGTGGCCAGCCTGCAGGCGAAGAAAACGGAGCTCGAAACCGAGCGATCGAACCTACAATCCAACCTGGCCAATACCCAGGAGCGCCTCACCGGGGAGACCGCCCGCGCGGATCGAGCCACCGAAAAGTGGAGCGCCGACCGCGTATCCCTCGAGCGTGCCAAGGATGCGCTTGCGGTTGCGCTGGCGCAGATCGACGACGTCGAAGCGCGATCGATCTGA
- a CDS encoding response regulator codes for MVSVSPFVVASSPRILVVDDSPTLRKVVASILERNGYTAYTAPDGEAALAALANGACDPELVLVDFVMPRMNGLAFCREMRKRFPDRKIGVVLMSAKADRIRESFLQQAGALDAISKPFDPQALLLVVDNVLRKVEHAPAPGATTETEIAPPSILQPPSEPPQTAAAGEGKVILSGDLSLPIGAVLQLLQMENQTGVLVVEGEVRATDATRTTTRRTIVITLREGLIDLVQSRTGPGARTPQAGRGAGDEFRLGRYFVEAGLVTPEELEEVQATRGENGTKLLGDLLVESRKISLGDLRAALIRQSSELVYEALRWQCGHFEFRRRPPPSLAAASRLGLPAAQVVMEGFRRVDEWRVIEARVGRFDEVLVRDPVAIAALGEGRLVKSERAILDAIDGRRTIGEIVSAAHMSSFEGCRILFQLIEARLVRRRPAS; via the coding sequence GTGGTTTCAGTCTCCCCGTTCGTGGTGGCCTCCAGCCCGCGCATCCTCGTCGTCGACGATAGCCCCACCCTTCGCAAGGTGGTCGCGTCGATCCTCGAGCGAAACGGGTACACGGCCTACACCGCGCCCGATGGGGAGGCGGCCTTGGCGGCCCTTGCAAACGGGGCGTGCGATCCCGAGCTGGTGCTCGTCGACTTCGTGATGCCACGGATGAACGGGCTGGCGTTCTGCCGCGAGATGCGAAAGCGATTTCCCGATCGCAAGATTGGCGTGGTGCTGATGAGCGCCAAAGCCGATCGCATCCGCGAAAGCTTTTTGCAGCAGGCGGGCGCGCTGGATGCCATCAGCAAGCCGTTCGATCCGCAGGCACTGCTCTTGGTCGTCGACAACGTGCTTCGCAAGGTGGAGCACGCCCCCGCGCCCGGCGCGACCACCGAGACGGAAATCGCTCCGCCGTCGATCCTGCAGCCGCCGTCGGAGCCGCCTCAAACCGCGGCCGCGGGCGAGGGGAAGGTCATTCTCTCGGGCGACCTCAGTCTGCCCATTGGCGCCGTGTTGCAGCTGCTCCAGATGGAGAACCAGACCGGCGTCCTCGTCGTCGAGGGCGAGGTGCGCGCCACCGATGCGACACGCACGACCACGCGCCGGACCATCGTCATCACCCTGCGCGAGGGGCTCATCGACTTGGTGCAGTCCCGAACGGGGCCTGGGGCCCGTACTCCACAAGCGGGCCGCGGCGCCGGGGACGAGTTTCGCCTGGGGCGCTATTTCGTCGAGGCCGGCTTGGTCACGCCCGAGGAGCTCGAGGAAGTGCAGGCCACACGCGGTGAGAACGGCACGAAGCTGCTGGGCGACCTGCTCGTGGAGTCGCGAAAGATCTCGCTCGGCGATCTCCGCGCCGCGCTTATCCGCCAATCGAGTGAGCTCGTCTACGAAGCGCTGCGATGGCAGTGCGGGCACTTCGAGTTCCGCCGGCGCCCGCCACCGTCCCTCGCGGCGGCCTCGCGCCTCGGCCTCCCCGCCGCGCAGGTCGTCATGGAGGGCTTCCGCCGCGTCGACGAGTGGCGCGTGATCGAAGCGCGCGTCGGCCGCTTCGACGAGGTCCTCGTGCGCGATCCCGTGGCCATCGCAGCCCTCGGCGAAGGCCGGCTCGTCAAATCGGAGCGCGCCATTTTGGATGCCATCGACGGGCGGCGCACCATCGGTGAGATCGTCTCGGCCGCGCACATGTCCAGCTTCGAGGGCTGTCGCATCCTGTTTCAGCTGATCGAAGCCCGCCTCGTTCGCCGGCGCCCGGCATCATGA
- a CDS encoding chemotaxis protein CheW: protein MSERPSAAKRGGLLVRLDGQPFFLPAHVTVSIEPVPPIVRVPGAPAQILGIATHEGEVLPVIAIGADRSVMVVCRYGGELLGIVGASVVGAGIFESTTDADSVSFLGETAEDIDLSEVYNALQGGAWAGRWGG from the coding sequence ATGAGCGAACGACCGTCGGCCGCCAAACGCGGCGGCCTGCTCGTGCGCCTCGACGGACAGCCCTTCTTCCTGCCCGCGCACGTCACCGTCAGCATCGAGCCGGTGCCGCCCATCGTGCGCGTCCCCGGCGCCCCCGCGCAGATCCTGGGCATTGCCACGCACGAGGGCGAGGTCCTCCCGGTGATCGCCATCGGGGCCGACCGCAGCGTCATGGTCGTGTGCCGCTATGGCGGTGAACTGCTCGGCATCGTGGGCGCCAGCGTCGTCGGCGCGGGCATTTTCGAGTCGACCACCGATGCCGACTCGGTGTCTTTCCTCGGCGAAACCGCGGAAGACATTGACTTATCCGAGGTTTACAACGCCCTGCAAGGAGGCGCGTGGGCGGGCCGCTGGGGAGGCTGA
- a CDS encoding methyl-accepting chemotaxis protein, producing the protein MPIERSKRHFIRLLRRSAKGAASSAASRNAAEESAFWMAHERALNRSREAAEAAQRIASVVAKQRATVDALADRSRAVSARAQELSATFARVADVFDRLGLVALNAGLEGARLGESAGRAVLLVSDEVRTHALRGAEAVRELSSALSEMGTDLSQLHSSFEGPREAASEMAQHAALAAGAASDAERALAEIEARIRQATGSDPETARALSEANEHVQSLMTTLGTLGSKLSHDELMSALRPMLEPIARVLVDDEAEQEDSTATEKNEAT; encoded by the coding sequence ATGCCGATCGAACGATCCAAGCGTCACTTCATCCGGCTCCTGCGTCGATCGGCCAAAGGCGCCGCGTCGTCCGCGGCCAGCCGCAACGCCGCCGAGGAAAGCGCGTTCTGGATGGCCCACGAGCGTGCTCTCAATCGGTCGCGCGAGGCCGCCGAGGCCGCGCAGCGGATCGCCTCGGTCGTCGCCAAGCAGCGCGCCACCGTCGATGCGCTGGCCGATCGCTCGCGCGCCGTGTCGGCCCGCGCGCAGGAGCTCTCGGCGACGTTCGCGCGCGTCGCGGACGTGTTCGATCGCCTCGGGCTGGTCGCGCTCAACGCCGGCCTCGAGGGTGCGCGCCTGGGTGAGTCGGCCGGACGCGCGGTGCTGCTGGTCAGCGACGAGGTGCGCACCCACGCCCTGCGCGGCGCCGAGGCGGTGCGCGAGCTTTCGTCCGCGCTTTCCGAGATGGGCACCGACCTTTCGCAGCTTCACTCGAGCTTCGAGGGCCCGCGCGAAGCCGCCAGCGAGATGGCGCAGCACGCGGCACTCGCCGCCGGTGCAGCGTCGGATGCCGAGCGGGCGCTGGCGGAGATCGAAGCGCGCATCCGCCAGGCCACGGGCAGCGATCCCGAAACGGCGCGCGCCCTTTCCGAGGCCAACGAGCACGTGCAATCGCTGATGACGACCTTGGGCACCTTGGGCAGCAAGCTCTCGCACGACGAGCTCATGTCGGCGCTCCGTCCGATGCTGGAACCGATCGCGCGCGTGCTCGTCGACGACGAAGCGGAGCAAGAAGACTCCACGGCAACGGAAAAGAACGAGGCCACGTGA
- a CDS encoding Hpt domain-containing protein, with protein sequence MSEVVDPELTRLLILELRRHLPALEKKPPNLEVCRRTLHALKGSAGLAGESELAASLQRLERRVREGEIPAIVEASHLVSRAVDRLSSGRRFSGSAWPEPPSDLRPSTLDPLVRTQYTDEISDRLREIDAALAFAGDPVDAAMAAFRHVHTMKGAASAVGDEPMSWFCHGLEEHLKRATVRETAVAALQELGGFRAVLGALLDDPEAALRTLRGLPIPSRHSTVPVPRASQRPEEEPRSTIAVDDGTIRVEAQSIDRLLDRFVVIGLARERISGQLERSRGRVQRMRRMRADLSEALRLIGPPRPWGAPAAALKRIDSAISTLTDVSDETERSIGDMRGGDLVLKDSVSDARSELSAMRQTPVGQMFARIASAVEAEARRSRREVVVRIEGADETIDRRLAEMLLEPCLQMARNSVAHGIEPPQARLQLGKPATGTITLSARKGGSRLTLTISDDGQGVDVAAVRKRAVDVGAVAPALADAADDNTLLALLFLPGFSTRETSDLLAGRGIGLDIALGSIQRLRGALRLSSRHGEGFAARVEVPIETGLVSVLWVGAGGDEYAVPAANARAVRKTEAADPRVPHLSACLEARTNDLAPLALDIGMYDDPPYAVGIDSVGRTEKVLVRPLTPLLATMGPYAGAIVREDGSLRLAIDVYALAPRARALGAVPEARTSVFPLRDEL encoded by the coding sequence GTGAGCGAGGTCGTCGATCCGGAACTCACGCGGCTGCTCATTCTGGAGCTGCGGCGGCACTTGCCCGCGCTGGAAAAAAAGCCGCCGAACCTCGAGGTGTGCCGGCGCACCTTGCACGCGCTCAAAGGCTCGGCGGGGCTCGCCGGTGAAAGCGAACTGGCCGCGTCACTGCAACGGCTCGAGCGCCGCGTGCGCGAAGGGGAAATTCCGGCCATCGTCGAGGCGTCGCACTTGGTGTCGCGCGCGGTGGATCGCCTCTCGAGCGGGCGGCGCTTCAGCGGATCGGCGTGGCCCGAGCCTCCGTCGGACCTGCGCCCCTCGACGTTGGATCCGCTGGTGCGCACGCAGTACACGGACGAAATCTCGGATCGACTGCGCGAGATCGACGCGGCGCTGGCCTTCGCCGGCGACCCCGTCGATGCCGCCATGGCCGCGTTTCGCCACGTGCACACCATGAAGGGCGCGGCGAGCGCGGTGGGCGACGAGCCCATGAGTTGGTTCTGCCACGGCCTCGAGGAGCACCTCAAACGGGCAACGGTGCGCGAAACCGCCGTCGCGGCGCTGCAGGAGCTCGGTGGCTTTCGCGCCGTGCTGGGCGCGCTGCTCGACGATCCCGAGGCGGCCTTGCGCACCTTGCGGGGCCTGCCCATTCCGTCGCGCCATAGCACGGTGCCCGTGCCGCGCGCCTCGCAGCGGCCCGAGGAGGAACCGCGCTCCACCATCGCGGTCGACGACGGGACCATCCGCGTGGAGGCGCAGTCGATCGATCGGCTGCTCGATCGCTTCGTGGTCATCGGCCTCGCGCGCGAGCGCATCTCGGGGCAACTCGAGCGCTCGCGCGGGCGGGTGCAGCGAATGCGGCGCATGCGCGCCGATCTGTCGGAGGCGCTGCGCCTCATCGGACCGCCGCGGCCCTGGGGCGCACCGGCGGCGGCGCTCAAGCGCATCGATTCGGCGATTTCGACGCTCACCGACGTGAGCGACGAGACCGAGCGATCCATCGGGGACATGCGCGGAGGCGATCTCGTACTCAAGGACAGCGTGAGCGACGCGCGCTCGGAGCTGTCGGCCATGCGGCAGACGCCCGTTGGGCAGATGTTCGCGCGCATCGCCAGCGCGGTGGAGGCGGAGGCGCGGCGCTCGCGGCGCGAAGTCGTGGTGCGCATCGAGGGCGCGGACGAGACCATCGACCGCCGCCTCGCGGAAATGCTGCTCGAGCCTTGCCTGCAGATGGCCCGCAACTCGGTGGCACACGGCATCGAGCCGCCCCAGGCCCGCCTCCAGTTGGGGAAACCCGCCACGGGAACGATCACGCTGTCGGCGCGCAAGGGTGGGAGCCGGCTCACCTTGACGATTTCCGACGATGGGCAGGGCGTCGACGTGGCCGCGGTGCGAAAGCGCGCCGTCGACGTGGGCGCGGTGGCCCCGGCCCTGGCGGATGCGGCGGACGATAACACCTTGCTCGCTCTGCTGTTTTTGCCGGGGTTTTCCACGCGCGAGACGTCGGACCTGCTCGCGGGACGGGGCATCGGCCTCGACATCGCGCTGGGCTCGATCCAGCGCCTGCGCGGTGCGCTGCGGCTGTCGAGCCGGCACGGGGAAGGCTTTGCGGCCCGCGTGGAGGTGCCCATCGAGACCGGCTTGGTGAGCGTGCTCTGGGTCGGCGCGGGTGGCGACGAATACGCCGTTCCCGCGGCCAATGCGCGCGCCGTGCGCAAGACCGAGGCCGCCGATCCCCGGGTGCCGCACCTTTCGGCGTGCCTCGAGGCGCGCACGAACGACCTGGCCCCGCTCGCGCTCGACATCGGCATGTACGACGATCCGCCGTATGCGGTGGGCATCGATTCGGTGGGGCGCACGGAAAAGGTGCTCGTGCGGCCGTTGACCCCGCTGCTGGCCACGATGGGGCCCTACGCCGGAGCCATCGTCCGCGAAGACGGATCGCTGCGCCTGGCCATCGACGTGTATGCGCTGGCCCCGCGCGCGCGGGCCCTCGGGGCCGTACCGGAAGCGCGCACCAGCGTCTTTCCGCTTCGCGACGAGCTGTAG
- the rimI gene encoding ribosomal protein S18-alanine N-acetyltransferase: protein MEMLPERSPSDVPNIAAMRSEDIADVLAIDAASFQSHRTTTDNLQEEMDRPWSHLWVARTPQGQLAAFIVLWHVADEVHVLNVATDPSFRRHGYARALMHHTIAFAKKHEVRLVLLEVRRSNGAAMALYRTLGFSAMGVRRGYYSDGEDGIEMMLTFDPKTKEIVPQPDEITIA, encoded by the coding sequence ATGGAGATGCTACCCGAGCGCTCGCCGTCGGACGTCCCGAACATCGCTGCGATGCGCTCCGAGGACATCGCCGACGTGCTCGCCATCGACGCGGCGTCGTTCCAGAGCCACCGCACCACGACCGACAACCTGCAGGAGGAGATGGATCGGCCGTGGTCGCACCTCTGGGTGGCGCGAACGCCGCAGGGCCAACTCGCCGCCTTCATCGTGCTGTGGCACGTCGCCGACGAGGTGCACGTGCTCAACGTCGCGACGGATCCGTCGTTTCGGCGGCACGGCTACGCGCGCGCGTTGATGCACCACACCATCGCCTTCGCGAAAAAGCACGAGGTGCGCCTGGTGCTGCTCGAGGTGCGCCGCTCGAACGGCGCGGCCATGGCGCTGTACCGCACCCTCGGATTTTCCGCGATGGGGGTGCGGCGCGGCTACTACTCCGACGGCGAAGACGGAATCGAAATGATGCTCACCTTCGATCCCAAGACGAAGGAAATCGTCCCCCAGCCGGACGAGATCACCATTGCTTGA
- a CDS encoding tetratricopeptide repeat protein — MRPNRLSLFLTCTALSLGFASIADAQPASRAPAPAAPPASTAAPGTLAAALEAVNTTEYARAEKELLALRGTDQPAAQTALARIMLEQGRFPEADKYALQAAQNTAQRGYAAAIRAEVLFRSGKIAEAIRILEPLKSDKSAGGRRARLALGEYLIATGRRNDAEPVLMTIIQDYNDNSIGDRDAEGLATVARAAFFLRSPKDANNAFNESERIDKKNVTTLLWRADLFLDKYDPGHAEQVVKEALTVGPKRADALVAMARVKLEQTLDFDAAETLIKDALAVNPKHVGAFAVRAGIALHDMDLTGAESAIAAGMQINPNDLELWSLRAATKFLGDDRPGYEAAKRETFARNKEYSKLYAIVGDYAEWEHRYDDIVTMMREATKIDPDDEKAWAQLGLTLLRSGDETGGMDALKKAWGKDHFNVRVFNTLNLYEQQIPNSYDNTQVGIFKIRYSKEEKPVLERYVPRLLGEAWGSMKARYGFVPTNPVGVELYATREQFSVRTSGLPNIGIQGVCFGRVVAAMSPRSEPFNWGTVLWHELGHVFAIQLSKNHVPRWFTEGLSEYETIARRPEWKRELDPELYLAIQRGTLPGAVDMNRAFTHAEGAADVTVAYYAASQMLVYTVEQYGMASVVKALKLWGEGVRTADVIQRAFGVSAAAYDKTFREWAVARMSRYKNQFLFDDHPKSVDDAKAALAKAPQDASAHVELGLAYAHARKIDDAKQELESALKIDKDHKKAHFLLAKLAKKESDVALAHLQAVQRAGGDGFYVQMALADIAEAKKDKAMYRNALESAYHYDPSQSEPLKGLYDLAHEEKRDADELDLLQKLAPLEQHDRKIWRMLVEKLVAAKRWEEARAAGESAIFVDVEHPLTHIAYARALSNLGDRAKAIFELESALACAPPAKEKATAHALLAAEYAALKNVAEARKHLAEAQRIDPDNADAKAVKIP; from the coding sequence ATGCGACCCAACCGCCTTTCTCTTTTCTTGACCTGCACCGCGCTGTCCCTGGGCTTTGCATCGATCGCCGACGCGCAGCCGGCTTCGCGCGCCCCCGCCCCTGCGGCACCTCCGGCGTCGACGGCGGCACCGGGGACGTTGGCCGCCGCGCTCGAGGCGGTGAACACCACGGAGTACGCCCGGGCGGAGAAAGAGCTCTTGGCGCTGCGCGGGACGGATCAACCGGCGGCGCAGACCGCGCTCGCGCGCATCATGCTGGAGCAAGGGCGCTTTCCCGAGGCGGACAAGTATGCGCTGCAGGCGGCCCAGAACACGGCGCAACGCGGGTACGCGGCGGCGATTCGGGCCGAGGTGCTCTTTCGCTCGGGCAAGATCGCTGAGGCGATCCGCATACTGGAGCCCTTGAAAAGCGACAAAAGCGCGGGTGGCCGCCGCGCACGCCTCGCCCTCGGCGAGTACCTCATCGCGACCGGACGGCGCAACGACGCCGAGCCGGTGTTGATGACCATCATCCAGGACTACAACGACAACTCCATCGGCGACCGCGACGCCGAGGGCCTCGCCACCGTCGCCCGCGCTGCGTTTTTCCTGCGCAGCCCGAAGGACGCGAACAACGCCTTCAACGAGAGCGAGCGCATCGACAAGAAGAACGTGACGACGCTCCTCTGGCGCGCCGATCTCTTTCTCGACAAGTACGATCCCGGCCACGCCGAGCAAGTCGTCAAAGAGGCCCTGACCGTCGGCCCGAAGCGCGCCGACGCGCTGGTGGCCATGGCCCGCGTGAAGCTCGAGCAGACCCTCGACTTCGACGCCGCCGAAACGCTCATCAAAGATGCCCTCGCCGTGAATCCCAAGCACGTGGGCGCCTTTGCGGTGCGCGCGGGCATCGCGCTGCACGACATGGATCTCACCGGCGCGGAGAGCGCCATCGCCGCGGGCATGCAGATCAACCCGAACGACTTGGAGCTCTGGAGCCTGCGCGCCGCCACCAAGTTCCTCGGCGACGACCGCCCCGGCTACGAGGCCGCCAAGCGCGAGACCTTCGCGCGCAACAAGGAATACTCGAAGCTCTACGCCATCGTCGGCGACTACGCCGAGTGGGAGCACCGTTACGACGACATCGTCACCATGATGCGGGAGGCGACCAAGATCGACCCCGACGACGAAAAGGCTTGGGCCCAGCTAGGGCTCACCCTCCTGCGCAGCGGCGACGAAACCGGCGGGATGGATGCGCTGAAGAAGGCGTGGGGCAAAGACCACTTCAACGTGCGCGTCTTCAATACGCTCAATCTGTACGAGCAGCAAATCCCGAACAGCTACGACAATACCCAAGTTGGCATTTTCAAAATTCGATATTCCAAAGAAGAGAAACCGGTCCTCGAACGCTACGTGCCAAGGCTTTTGGGCGAGGCATGGGGCTCGATGAAAGCGCGCTATGGCTTCGTGCCCACGAATCCCGTGGGGGTGGAGCTCTATGCGACGCGCGAGCAATTCAGCGTGCGCACCAGCGGTTTGCCCAACATCGGCATTCAGGGCGTGTGTTTCGGCCGCGTGGTGGCCGCCATGAGCCCGCGCAGTGAGCCCTTCAACTGGGGAACGGTGCTCTGGCACGAGCTGGGGCACGTGTTTGCCATTCAGCTTTCGAAAAACCACGTTCCTCGGTGGTTTACCGAGGGGCTGAGCGAATACGAGACCATCGCCCGCCGGCCGGAGTGGAAGCGCGAACTCGATCCCGAGTTGTACCTGGCCATCCAGCGCGGCACCCTGCCCGGCGCCGTGGACATGAACCGCGCCTTCACCCACGCCGAAGGCGCGGCCGACGTCACGGTGGCCTACTACGCCGCGAGCCAAATGCTCGTGTACACCGTGGAGCAATACGGCATGGCCAGCGTCGTGAAGGCGCTCAAACTATGGGGCGAGGGCGTGCGCACGGCCGACGTCATCCAACGTGCGTTCGGCGTCTCCGCGGCAGCGTACGACAAGACGTTCCGCGAATGGGCCGTCGCACGCATGTCGCGTTACAAGAATCAATTCCTCTTCGACGATCACCCCAAGTCCGTGGACGATGCCAAGGCGGCGCTGGCCAAGGCCCCGCAGGATGCCTCGGCGCACGTGGAGCTCGGGCTGGCGTATGCGCACGCTCGAAAAATCGACGATGCAAAGCAGGAGCTGGAGAGCGCGCTCAAGATCGACAAGGACCACAAGAAGGCGCACTTTCTCCTGGCCAAGCTCGCGAAAAAGGAAAGCGACGTGGCACTCGCGCACCTGCAGGCCGTTCAGCGCGCGGGCGGGGACGGGTTCTACGTGCAGATGGCTCTCGCCGACATCGCCGAGGCGAAGAAGGACAAGGCGATGTACCGCAACGCCCTCGAGAGTGCATACCACTACGACCCGAGTCAATCGGAGCCGTTGAAAGGCCTCTACGACCTGGCGCACGAGGAGAAGCGGGATGCGGACGAGCTCGATCTGCTGCAAAAACTCGCGCCCCTCGAGCAGCACGATCGAAAAATATGGCGCATGCTGGTCGAGAAGCTCGTGGCGGCCAAACGCTGGGAAGAGGCTCGCGCCGCCGGCGAATCGGCCATCTTCGTCGATGTCGAGCATCCTCTAACCCACATTGCATACGCCCGCGCACTCTCGAACTTGGGAGACCGCGCCAAAGCCATTTTCGAGCTGGAAAGCGCACTCGCCTGCGCACCGCCGGCCAAAGAGAAGGCCACGGCCCACGCGCTGCTGGCCGCCGAGTACGCAGCGCTCAAGAACGTTGCCGAGGCACGCAAGCATCTGGCCGAAGCGCAGCGCATCGATCCGGACAACGCCGACGCCAAAGCAGTGAAGATCCCTTAA